Proteins encoded by one window of Lentisphaerota bacterium:
- the rpsU gene encoding 30S ribosomal protein S21, which translates to MIQIKLKKGEAVDRAMKRLKKIMDKEGLMKQLRANRYFEKPCEKQRRKSARARSRLFSRRTTPPMA; encoded by the coding sequence ATGATTCAGATCAAACTGAAGAAGGGCGAGGCGGTTGATCGCGCGATGAAGCGGCTGAAGAAGATCATGGACAAGGAGGGGTTGATGAAGCAACTCCGTGCCAACCGCTATTTCGAGAAGCCGTGCGAGAAGCAGCGCCGCAAGTCGGCGCGCGCGCGTTCGCGCCTGTTTTCCCGCCGTACCACGCCCCCCATGGCTTGA